One Camelina sativa cultivar DH55 chromosome 3, Cs, whole genome shotgun sequence genomic window carries:
- the LOC104771138 gene encoding thylakoid lumenal protein TL20.3, chloroplastic-like isoform X1, translating into MAFSSLSPLPMKSLDISRSSSSVSRSPYHFQRYPLRRLQLNARSNSEIRDSSNTREGCCSSAEESNTWKRILSAAMAAAVIASSSGLPAMAELNKFEADTRGEFGIGSAAQYGSADLSKTVHSNENFRRANFTSADMRESDFSGSTFNGAYLEKAVAYKANFSGADLSDTLMDRMVLNEANLTNAVLVRSVLTRSDLGGAKIEGADFSDAVIDLLQKQALCKYANGTNPLTGVDTRKSLGCGNSRRNAYGSPSSPLLSAPPQRLLGRDGFCDEKTGLCDAK; encoded by the exons CAAGATCTCCGTACCATTTTCAGAGATACCCATTGAGACGTCTACAGCTTAATGCTCGTTCAAACTCAGAAATCAGAGATTCATCAAACACTAG GGAAGGTTGTTGTTCCAGCGCAGAAGAATCAAACACGTGGAAGAGGATCTTATCCGCAGCAATGGCGGCTGCGGTTATCGCCTCGAGCTCTGGCCTACCGGCTATGGCAGAGCTTAACAAGTTCGAGGCCGATACTCGTGGCGAGTTCGGGATTGGCTCGGCTGCTCAGTATGGTTCTGCTGATCTCAG CAAAACAGTTCACTCCAATGAAAATTTCAG AAGAGCCAACTTCACTTCTGCAGACATGAGAGAGTCTGATTTCAGTGGTTCGACCTTCAATGGTGCTTATCTTGAAAAAGCAGTTGCATACAAAGCTAACTTCTCAG GTGCTGATTTGAGTGATACATTGATGGACCGCATG GTGCTAAATGAGGCAAATCTGACAAATGCTGTGCTGGTCCGATCGGTGCTAACCAGAAGTGACCTCGGTGGTGCCAAAATCGAAGGTGCGGATTTTAGTGACGCTGTAATTGATCTTCTTCAAAAACAG GCTCTGTGTAAATACGCAAATGGGACAAACCCATTAACCGGAGTGGACACGAGGAAGAGCCTTGGCTGCGGAAATAGCCGGAGGAACGCGTATGGCTcgccttcttctcctcttctcagTGCACCACCTCAACGTCTGCTCGGCCGTGATGGATTCTGCGATGAAAAGACCGGACTCTGTGATGCCAAGTAG
- the LOC104771138 gene encoding thylakoid lumenal protein TL20.3, chloroplastic-like isoform X2: protein MLVQTQKSEIHQTLGCCSSAEESNTWKRILSAAMAAAVIASSSGLPAMAELNKFEADTRGEFGIGSAAQYGSADLSKTVHSNENFRRANFTSADMRESDFSGSTFNGAYLEKAVAYKANFSGADLSDTLMDRMVLNEANLTNAVLVRSVLTRSDLGGAKIEGADFSDAVIDLLQKQALCKYANGTNPLTGVDTRKSLGCGNSRRNAYGSPSSPLLSAPPQRLLGRDGFCDEKTGLCDAK, encoded by the exons ATGCTCGTTCAAACTCAGAAATCAGAGATTCATCAAACACTAG GTTGTTGTTCCAGCGCAGAAGAATCAAACACGTGGAAGAGGATCTTATCCGCAGCAATGGCGGCTGCGGTTATCGCCTCGAGCTCTGGCCTACCGGCTATGGCAGAGCTTAACAAGTTCGAGGCCGATACTCGTGGCGAGTTCGGGATTGGCTCGGCTGCTCAGTATGGTTCTGCTGATCTCAG CAAAACAGTTCACTCCAATGAAAATTTCAG AAGAGCCAACTTCACTTCTGCAGACATGAGAGAGTCTGATTTCAGTGGTTCGACCTTCAATGGTGCTTATCTTGAAAAAGCAGTTGCATACAAAGCTAACTTCTCAG GTGCTGATTTGAGTGATACATTGATGGACCGCATG GTGCTAAATGAGGCAAATCTGACAAATGCTGTGCTGGTCCGATCGGTGCTAACCAGAAGTGACCTCGGTGGTGCCAAAATCGAAGGTGCGGATTTTAGTGACGCTGTAATTGATCTTCTTCAAAAACAG GCTCTGTGTAAATACGCAAATGGGACAAACCCATTAACCGGAGTGGACACGAGGAAGAGCCTTGGCTGCGGAAATAGCCGGAGGAACGCGTATGGCTcgccttcttctcctcttctcagTGCACCACCTCAACGTCTGCTCGGCCGTGATGGATTCTGCGATGAAAAGACCGGACTCTGTGATGCCAAGTAG
- the LOC104771175 gene encoding NAC domain-containing protein 7 isoform X1 → MNSFSHVPPGFRFHPTDEELVDYYLRKKVASKRIEIDFIKDIDLYKIEPWDLQELCKIGHEEQSDWYFFSHKDKKYPTGTRTNRATKAGFWKATGRDKAIYLRHSLIGMRKTLVFYKGRAPNGQKSDWIMHEYRLETDENGTPQEEGWVVCRVFKKRLAAVRRMGDYDSSPSHWYDDQLSFMASELETNGQRRILPNHHHQQQHEHQQHMPYGLNASAYALNNPNLQCKQELELHYNHMVQQNHLLGESHLSFFQLPQLESPKIQQDNSNCNSLPYGTSNTNNNSSHNANLQQSNIAHEEQLNQGNQSFSSLYMNSGNEQVMDQVTDWRVLDKFVASQLSNEEAATTSASLQNNAKETSNAEYQVDEEKDPKRVSDMGEEYAASTSSSCQIDLWK, encoded by the exons ATGAACTCATTTTCCCACGTTCCTCCGGGATTTAGATTTCACCCAACTGACGAAGAACTTGTAGACTACTACCTGAGGAAAAAAGTCGCATCAAAGAGAATAGAAATCGATTTCATAAAAGACATTGATCTTTACAAGATTGAGCCATGGGATCTTCAAG AGTTATGCAAAATTGGGCATGAAGAGCAGAGTGATTGGTACTTCTTTAGCCATAAAGACAAGAAGTATCCCACAGGGACTCGAACCAATAGAGCGACAAAAGCAGGGTTTTGGAAAGCCACGGGAAGAGATAAGGCTATATATTTGAGGCATAGTCTTATTGGTATGAGGAAAACACTTGTGTTTTACAAGGGAAGAGCCCCGAATGGACAGAAGTCCGATTGGATCATGCACGAATACCGCTTAGAAACCGATGAAAACGGAACTCCTCAG GAAGAAGGATGGGTTGTGTGTAGGGTTTTCAAGAAGAGACTGGCTGCTGTTAGACGAATGGGAGACTACGACTCATCACCTTCACATTGGTACGATGATCAACTTTCTTTTATGGCCTCCGAGCTCGAGACGAATGGTCAACGACGGATTCTccccaatcatcatcatcagcaacaGCACGAGCACCAACAACATATGCCATATGGACTCAATGCATCTGCCTACGCTCTCAACAACCCTAACTTGCAATGCAAGCAAGAGCTAGAACTACACTACAACCACATGGTACAACAAAATCATCTTCTTGGTGAATCTCATTTATCATTCTTCCAACTTCCTCAGCTAGAAAGTCCTAAGATTCAACAAGATAACAGTAATTGCAACTCTCTTCCTTACGGAACAAGCAACACCAATAATAACTCGAGCCATAATGCTAACTTGCAGCAATCAAATATCGCGCATGAGGAACAACTAAATCAAGGGAATCAGAGCTTCAGCTCTCTATACATGAACAGCGGCAACGAGCAAGTGATGGACCAAGTCACTGACTGGAGAGTTCTCGATAAATTTGTTGCTTCTCAGCTCAGCAACGAGGAGGCCGCCACAACCTCTGCTTCTCTACAGAACAATGCCAAGGAAACAAGCAATGCTGAGTACcaagttgatgaagaaaaagatcCAAAAAGGGTTTCAGACATGGGAGAAGAATATGCAGCTTCTACTTCTTCTAGTTGTCAGATTGATCTATGGAAGTGA
- the LOC104771175 gene encoding NAC domain-containing protein 7 isoform X2 gives MNSFSHVPPGFRFHPTDEELVDYYLRKKVASKRIEIDFIKDIDLYKIEPWDLQELCKIGHEEQSDWYFFSHKDKKYPTGTRTNRATKAGFWKATGRDKAIYLRHSLIGMRKTLVFYKGRAPNGQKSDWIMHEYRLETDENGTPQEEGWVVCRVFKKRLAAVRRMGDYDSSPSHWYDDQLSFMASELETNGQRRILPNHHHQQQHEHQQHMPYGLNASAYALNNPNLQCKQELELHYNHMQSNIAHEEQLNQGNQSFSSLYMNSGNEQVMDQVTDWRVLDKFVASQLSNEEAATTSASLQNNAKETSNAEYQVDEEKDPKRVSDMGEEYAASTSSSCQIDLWK, from the exons ATGAACTCATTTTCCCACGTTCCTCCGGGATTTAGATTTCACCCAACTGACGAAGAACTTGTAGACTACTACCTGAGGAAAAAAGTCGCATCAAAGAGAATAGAAATCGATTTCATAAAAGACATTGATCTTTACAAGATTGAGCCATGGGATCTTCAAG AGTTATGCAAAATTGGGCATGAAGAGCAGAGTGATTGGTACTTCTTTAGCCATAAAGACAAGAAGTATCCCACAGGGACTCGAACCAATAGAGCGACAAAAGCAGGGTTTTGGAAAGCCACGGGAAGAGATAAGGCTATATATTTGAGGCATAGTCTTATTGGTATGAGGAAAACACTTGTGTTTTACAAGGGAAGAGCCCCGAATGGACAGAAGTCCGATTGGATCATGCACGAATACCGCTTAGAAACCGATGAAAACGGAACTCCTCAG GAAGAAGGATGGGTTGTGTGTAGGGTTTTCAAGAAGAGACTGGCTGCTGTTAGACGAATGGGAGACTACGACTCATCACCTTCACATTGGTACGATGATCAACTTTCTTTTATGGCCTCCGAGCTCGAGACGAATGGTCAACGACGGATTCTccccaatcatcatcatcagcaacaGCACGAGCACCAACAACATATGCCATATGGACTCAATGCATCTGCCTACGCTCTCAACAACCCTAACTTGCAATGCAAGCAAGAGCTAGAACTACACTACAACCACATG CAATCAAATATCGCGCATGAGGAACAACTAAATCAAGGGAATCAGAGCTTCAGCTCTCTATACATGAACAGCGGCAACGAGCAAGTGATGGACCAAGTCACTGACTGGAGAGTTCTCGATAAATTTGTTGCTTCTCAGCTCAGCAACGAGGAGGCCGCCACAACCTCTGCTTCTCTACAGAACAATGCCAAGGAAACAAGCAATGCTGAGTACcaagttgatgaagaaaaagatcCAAAAAGGGTTTCAGACATGGGAGAAGAATATGCAGCTTCTACTTCTTCTAGTTGTCAGATTGATCTATGGAAGTGA
- the LOC104771226 gene encoding hsp70-Hsp90 organizing protein 2-like: protein MAEEARAKGNASFSSGDFTSAILHFTEAIDLSPTNHVLYSNRSAAHASLHLYANALSDANETIKLKPHWPKGYIRFGAALLGLNHFDLAVTAYKNGLDIDPTNEELKSGLADAEASVYKKERAKKENELGNAAFTKKDFAVAIEHYCKAIEIDDVDISYITNRAAVYLELGEYDECIKDCDEAVERGRELSTDYKMVAKALTRKGTALTKMVNCSKDYEPAIEAFQKALTEHRNSDTLERLKEAERAKKEWEQKEYFDPKIGDEEREKGNDFFKEQKYPDAIKHYTEAIKRNPKDPKAYSNRAASYIKLGAMADGQKDAEKCIEIDPTFSKGYSSKAAVQFFLKEYQDAMKTYQEGLKHDPNNQELLDGVSRCVQQINKANRGDLTPLELKERQAKGMQDPEIQNILTDPVMRQVLTDIQENPSAAQRHMQNPMVMNKIQKLISAGIVQMK, encoded by the exons ATGGCGGAAGAAGCTAGAGCTAAAGGAAACGCTTCTTTCTCTTCCGGTGACTTCACCTCCGCTATACTTCACTTCACCGAAGCCATCGATCTTTCTCCAACCAATCACGTCCTCTACTCTAACCGTTCCGCTGCTCACGCTTCACTTCACCTGTACGCCAATGCTCTCTCCGACGCGAATGAGACAATTAAACTCAAACCTCACTGGCCTAAAGGTTACATCCGTTTCGGAGCTGCTCTCCTAGGGTTAAACCACTTCGATTTGGCTGTAACGGCTTACAAGAATGGTTTAGATATCGATCCGACGAACGAGGAGTTGAAATCGGGATTGGCTGATGCGGAGGCGTCTGTttacaagaaagagagagccAAAAAGGAGAACGAGCTTGGGAATGCTGCGTTCACGAAGAAGGACTTCGCAGTTGCCATTGAGCATTATTGTAAAGCCATTGAGATTGATGATGTAGATATCTCATATATCACAAATCGTGCTGCTGTTTATCTTGAATTGGGAGAG TACGATGAGTGCATTAAGGATTGTGACGAGGCAGTGGAAAGGGGTAGAGAGCTTAGTACAGATTACAAGATGGTAGCTAAAGCTTTGACTAGGAAAGGGACTGCTTTGACCAAGATGGTGAATTGCTCGAAAGATTATGAACCTGCAATTGAAGCTTTCCAGAAAGCTCTTACAGAGCATCGAAACTCTGATACATTGGAGAGACTAAAAGAGGCAGAACGAGCTAAGAAAGAGTGGGAGCAGAAGGAGTATTTCGATCCCAAGATCGGTGATGAAGAGCGTGAAAAAg GTAATGATTTTTTCAAGGAGCAGAAGTATCCTGATGCTATAAAACATTACACTGAAGCAATCAAAAGGAACCCAAAAGACCCAAAA GCATATAGCAACCGAGCTGCGTCTTACATTAAGCTAGGTGCAATGGCTGATGGACAAAAGGATGCAGAAAAGTGTATTGAGATTGATCCAACCTTCTCTAAAGGATACAGCAGCAAAGCTGCAGTTCAATTCTTCTTGAAAGAGTATCAGGATGCGATGAAAACATACCAAGAGGGTCTCAAGCATGATCCCAATAATCAGGAACTTCTCGACGGTGTTAGTAG ATGTGTGCAACAGATTAACAAGGCTAATCGAGGTGACCTTACCCCTCTGGAATTGAAAGAGAGACAG gCAAAGGGGATGCAAGACCCAGAAATCCAGAACATCCTCACTGATCCTGTAATGAGACAG GTACTGACCGATATTCAAGAGAACCCGAGCGCAGCACAGAGACATATGCAAAATCCAATGGTTATGAACAAGATTCAAAAACTTATTAGCGCTGGGATCGTCCAGATGAAATAG
- the LOC104771257 gene encoding probable calcium-binding protein CML13: protein MGKDGLSDDQVSSMKEAFTLFDTDGDGKIAPSELGILMRSLGGNPTQAQLKSIIASESLSSPFDFNRFLDLMAKHLKTEPFDRQLRDAFKVLDKEGTGFVAVADLRHILTSIGEKLEPNEFDEWIKEVDVGSDGRIRYEDFIARMVAK, encoded by the coding sequence ATGGGGAAAGATGGTCTGAGCGACGATCAGGTCTCGTCGATGAAGGAAGCGTTCACGCTATTCGACACAGACGGAGACGGCAAAATCGCGCCGTCGGAGCTCGGGATCCTCATGCGATCCCTAGGAGGAAACCCGACCCAAGCCCAGCTCAAATCCATCATCGCATCGGAAAGCCTCTCGTCACCGTTCGATTTCAACAGATTCCTCGATCTCATGGCGAAACATCTCAAGACGGAGCCGTTCGATCGCCAGCTACGCGACGCGTTCAAAGTGCTCGATAAGGAAGGTACGGGGTTCGTGGCTGTAGCGGATCTGAGGCATATTCTGACCAGTATTGGAGAGAAGCTGGAGCCTAATGAGTTCGATGAGTGGATCAAGGAGGTGGATGTTGGATCCGATGGGAGGATCCGGTATGAAGATTTCATAGCAAGGATGGTTGCTAAGTGA
- the LOC104771263 gene encoding uncharacterized protein LOC104771263 codes for MKLVWSPETASKAYIDTVKSCENLETPDAAELIAAMAAGWNVKLIVETWSDGDAIALSIGLNVASQHANAKHICIVQSSRSESAYLQAIKESSSSPLNLPETIVAEEPEKAMKELQGIDFLVVDWRNKEFAAAALRNAAFGSRGAVVVCRNGCSSLRRVLRDRNVVRTVTLPVTGGIEIAHIAARNSSGKSENRKRRWITHVDQRSGEEHVFSI; via the exons atgaaattggTTTGGTCTCCGGAAACAGCATCCAAGGCTTATATCGACACCGTTAAATCg tGCGAGAATCTTGAAACGCCGGATGCGGCGGAGCTAATAGCGGCGATGGCGGCGGGATGGAACGTGAAGCTGATTGTTGAAACTTGGTCAGACGGAGACGCAATAGCTTTAAGTATCGGCTTAAACGTAGCGAGCCAACACGCAAACGCTAAACACATATGTATTGTACAAAGCTCGAGATCAGAATCTGCTTATCTCCAAGCCATTaaagaatcttcttcatctcccttGAACTTACCAGAGACGATCGTCGCTGAAGAGCCTGAAAAAGCCATGAAGGAGCTACAAGGAATCGATTTCTTGGTCGTTGATTGGCGGAACAAGGAGTTCGCAGCTGCTGCGTTGAGGAACGCTGCGTTTGGAAGCAGAGGAGCGGTTGTGGTTTGTAGAAACGGGTGTTCGAGCTTGAGACGGGTTTTGAGAGACCGGAACGTTGTCAGGACGGTGACTCTCCCGGTCACCGGAGGTATTGAGATTGCTCATATTGCGGCTAGGAACTCATCAGGGAAGAGTGAGAATAGAAAGAGGAGATGGATCACACATGTTGATCAGAGATCAGGAGAAGAACATGTGTTTAGTATCTAG